In a genomic window of Aggregatimonas sangjinii:
- a CDS encoding nucleotidyltransferase family protein — translation MMPSIIKDKIEDLNNLCATYDVKSLYVYGSACTADFREDSDIDILISFKDISIEKYTDNYFELHYKLQELFGRKIDLITENALSNPYFIASIEETKQLLYAA, via the coding sequence ATGATGCCATCTATTATAAAAGATAAAATTGAAGATTTGAATAATCTTTGTGCAACATACGATGTAAAAAGCCTTTATGTTTACGGCTCAGCCTGTACAGCGGACTTTCGTGAAGATAGCGATATTGATATTTTAATATCTTTTAAGGATATTTCCATTGAAAAGTATACTGATAATTATTTTGAGCTCCATTATAAACTACAGGAGCTGTTTGGTAGAAAGATAGATTTGATTACTGAAAACGCTCTTTCAAATCCTTATTTTATAGCAAGTATAGAAGAAACCAAGCAGCTATTATATGCAGCGTGA
- a CDS encoding DUF86 domain-containing protein: protein MQREVLKYLFDMKEAIDSIYEYIGETKDFKSYVSNKLVRRAVERELEIIGEATNRILRIDAAIEISNSRRIVDLRNWVIHGYDKVDDTIIWGILSKDIPQLRNQVEKLINWE, encoded by the coding sequence ATGCAGCGTGAAGTTCTGAAATACTTATTCGATATGAAAGAGGCCATTGACTCTATCTATGAATATATAGGCGAAACGAAGGATTTTAAGTCCTATGTTTCTAACAAATTGGTAAGACGTGCAGTCGAGCGGGAGCTTGAAATTATTGGGGAAGCAACTAATAGGATTTTACGGATTGATGCTGCTATTGAGATTTCCAATTCAAGGAGAATAGTCGACCTAAGAAATTGGGTTATTCACGGATATGACAAAGTTGATGACACCATTATTTGGGGTATACTATCTAAAGATATTCCGCAACTTCGTAATCAGGTGGAGAAATTAATCAACTGGGAATAA